A part of Primulina eburnea isolate SZY01 chromosome 10, ASM2296580v1, whole genome shotgun sequence genomic DNA contains:
- the LOC140803032 gene encoding uncharacterized protein, whose amino-acid sequence MAQLRNFYLISYNFFQALGWSFSLFRILSGFLSTQSIHGAYASAGGLICWLQTLAFLEVIHGAIGIVPSGVLFPLMQWGGRTHFLLAVVRRIHEVQNLPSVSITFFAWSLSEVIRYSHYALNLTGSTSKWITLMRYNAFIFLYPIGVFPGEMWLMYEALPFIKKKKLYADHLPFSYYNFVVLLLFCYPFLWLKLYLHLFKQRRSKLGKSKRKNN is encoded by the exons ATGGCCCAACTCCGGAATTTCTATCTCATCTCCTACAATTTCTTCCAAGCTTTGGGATG GTCTTTTTCTCTTTTCAGAATTCTGAGCGGTTTCCTCTCTACTCAATCCATTCATGGCGCTTATGCTTCTGCCGGTGGACTAATCT gtTGGTTGCAAACTCTGGCGTTCTTGGAAGTTATTCACGGGGCTATAG GAATTGTTCCGAGTGGTGTGCTGTTTCCTCTTATGCAATGGGGTGGGAGGACTCACTTTTTGCTTGCTGTCGTTCGTCGGATTCACGAG GTGCAGAATCTACCATCCGTTTCCATAACTTTCTTTGCTTGGAGCTTATCTGAG GTGATCAGATATTCACATTATGCGTTGAATTTAACCGGAAGTACTTCAAAGTGGATCACTTTAATGAG GTACAATGCATTTATTTTCTTGTATCCCATCGGAGTGTTTCCCGGTGAAA TGTGGCTAATGTACGAAGCTCTGCCAtttataaaaaagaaaaagctCTATGCAGACCACCTCCCATTTAGCTATTATAACTTTGTCGTG TTGCTGCTTTTTTGCTATCCATTTTTGTGGTTGAAACTCTACCTTCATTTATTCAAGCAAAGGCGTTCAAAACTCGGTAAAAGCAAGAGGAAGAATAACTGA
- the LOC140803033 gene encoding CRS2-associated factor 1, chloroplastic, with translation MAVKSVTQFPLFSPPLLQPQPRRPSTEIRLSRWNNANAEKFIRHERTQKELEDQLRFRKRFDSAHSIAHNYNPAHPQPTIFKSTGTPSSPSSPSIPGKASKYSKPPTHPAFEPLSKHIKLPIKANEPQTYQRRPNFRIDENGLSYEMPEAPFLYQYSYTETPKVKPLRLREPLVSPFGPETMAKPWMGRKPLPPSKKKLPEFDSFKLPPPHKKGVKPVQAPGPFLQGSGPKYVRSREEIIGEPLTKEEIDFLIQGTKKSERQLNIGRDGLTHNMLDNIHAHWKRRRVCKIKCKGVCTVDMNNVCQQLEEKTGGKIIYNRGGVIYLFRGRNYNYRSRPRFPLMLWKPVTPVYPRLIKRVPEGMTLEEATEMRNRGGDLTPICKLAKNGVYCDLVNNIREAFEAYELVRINCQGLNPSDYRKVGAKLKDLVPCVLISFEHEHILVWRGKEWISSLNEPLDCPKGSKKVLADGAALGSSSGVSSALMMEANVDNLNTGSFPTYSKEESTEIANENVSEVSNIASPPVSTQKGIEDLEESSCIEKEILFGDLEESRMKPEGTNYGGVALEFSSAVPQPNDLLNNTINTKDLVIASMPWTVGVLLLRDQAVESGMAIILDDQSLDADIIFQKSVNYGKNAPTGPVFRRRPKKVSVEKVEEQGSDNSEPRETPGVLVTEITVSGRRDEIKNWRNEKMKDLKLDYPSIVPRGTLRVDELAKLLA, from the exons ATGGCAGTGAAATCTGTAACCCAATTTCCATTGTTTTCACCACCGCTCCTCCAACCTCAGCCCCGCCGCCCATCCACTGAAATCCGCCTCTCCAGGTGGAACAACGCCAACGCCGAGAAATTCATCCGCCATGAACGCACCCAGAAGGAACTCGAGGATCAGCTCCGCTTCCGGAAGCGATTCGACTCTGCCCACAGCATCGCTCACAATTACAACCCTGCCCATCCCCAACCCACTATCTTCAAGTCTACAGGAACTCCATCCTCCCCTTCTTCTCCATCTATTCCTGGAAAAGCCTCGAAATATTCAAAACCTCCTACCCACCCTGCCTTTGAACCACTCTCGAAACACATAAAACTCCCCATTAAAGCAAACGAACCCCAAACTTATCAGCGCCGCCCCAATTTCAGAATTGATGAGAACGGGCTTTCTTATGAAATGCCGGAGGCGCCGTTTTTGTATCAGTACAGTTACACCGAGACACCGAAGGTGAAACCATTGAGGCTGCGGGAACCACTGGTGTCACCTTTCGGACCAGAGACAATGGCTAAGCCGTGGATGGGACGGAAGCCGCTTCCGCCCAGCAAAAAGAAGCTTCCGGAGTTTGATTCGTTTAAGCTGCCGCCGCCCCATAAGAAGGGTGTTAAGCCAGTGCAGGCGCCGGGGCCGTTTCTCCAGGGTTCTGGGCCAAAGTACGTGAGGTCCCGAGAGGAGATAATTGGGGAGCCCTTGACGAAGGAGGAAATTGATTTCCTCATTCAAGGGACTAAGAAATCGGAGCGCCAACTGAATATAG GGAGAGATGGACTGACACATAACATGTTAGACAATATCCATGCTCATTGGAAGCGTCGAAGGGTGTGCAAAATAAAATGCAAGGGAGTATGCACTGTGGATATGAACAATGTGTGCCAACAGTTGGAG GAAAAAACTGGTGGAAAGATTATATACAACAGAGGTGGTGTGATATACCTTTTTCGTGGAAGAAACTACAATTATAGATCTCGTCCTCGATTTCCTCTGATGTTATGGAAACCTGTCACCCCAGTGTACCCTAGGTTGATTAAACGTGTTCCTGAAGGTATGACTTTAGAAGAAGCTACCGAGATGCGGAATAGGGGGGGTGATCTAACACCAATATGCAAGCTTG CAAAAAATGGTGTTTATTGTGACCTTGTCAATAATATCCGTGAAGCATTTGAAGCCTATGAACTTGTGCGAATCAATTGCCAAGGATTGAACCCAAGTGACTACCGAAAAGTAGGGGCCAAGCTTAAG GATCTTGTCCCATGTGTGCTAATCTCCTTTGAACACGAACATATACTTGTATGGAGAGGCAAAGAATGGATATCATCCCTAAATGAACCCCTAGATTGTCCAAAGGGATCAAAGAAAGTTCTAGCCGATGGCGCTGCTTTAGGATCATCATCAGGTGTTTCGAGTGCATTAATGATGGAGGCAAACGTCGACAATCTCAACACAGGCTCATTTCCTACTTATAGCAAGGAGGAATCGACTGAAATTGCAAATGAGAATGTCTCTGAAGTCTCGAATATAGCTTCTCCACCAGTTTCGACCCAGAAgggcattgaagatttggaagaATCTTCCTGCATCGAAAAGGAAATATTATTTGGTGATTTAGAAGAGTCAAGAATGAAACCAGAAGGCACTAATTACGGTGGAGTAGCATTGGAATTCTCATCTGCAGTTCCCCAACCGAATGATCTGTtgaataacacaataaatacCAAAGATCTGGTTATAGCAAGCATGCCTTGGACAGTAGGAGTTCTACTCCTCAGAGATCAAGCTGTTGAAAGTGGGATGGCGATTATCTTGGATGATCAAAGCTTAGATGCTGACATTATTTTTCAGAAGTCTGTCAATTATGGGAAGAATGCTCCAACAGGGCCTGTTTTTAGACGGCGACCTAAGAAAGTATCGGTTGAGAAAGTTGAGGAACAAGGCAGTGATAATTCAGAGCCTAGAGAGACTCCAGGAGTTTTGGTGACAGAAATTACCGTATCAGGCAGGAGAGATGAAATAAAGAATTGGAGAAATGAAAAGATGAAAGATCTTAAATTGGATTATCCCAGTATAGTTCCTCGGGGAACCTTGCGAGTCGATGAACTTGCGAAATTGCTAGCTTGA